One region of Rickettsiales bacterium genomic DNA includes:
- the rpsT gene encoding 30S ribosomal protein S20 has protein sequence MAQHKSAKKRIRQTLVREVLNKARRSRIRTFIKRIDTAIEAKDVAQADSALRDAQREIARGVTKGVVKAGTASRKTSRLSARVKAFKQAA, from the coding sequence ATGGCACAGCATAAATCAGCAAAGAAGCGTATCCGCCAAACTTTGGTACGTGAAGTATTGAACAAAGCACGTCGCAGCCGTATCCGCACTTTTATTAAGCGCATCGATACTGCAATTGAAGCAAAAGACGTCGCACAAGCAGACTCAGCCTTACGTGATGCACAACGCGAAATCGCTCGCGGCGTAACAAAAGGTGTGGTCAAAGCGGGTACAGCATCCCGTAAGACCAGCCGTCTAAGCGCACGCGTTAAGGCCTTCAAACAAGCCGCCTAA